From the Gossypium hirsutum isolate 1008001.06 chromosome A02, Gossypium_hirsutum_v2.1, whole genome shotgun sequence genome, the window gtgctgtggaaaagtgcttttgagaagtgcttttgaaaattttaggtgTTTGGTATTGCTgttaaaaagtgcttttgggaaataaaatgtccattttagacatgatattataaagtagcaaatatgtatttaaataatgtttaaattagttaatattatgatattttagcaataatataaaataatttattataacttattgttaaaaaattttaaatatttctaagtaattaatattaattatttattaaatttaattagaatatataaactatattaaaatattaaaatataataattaaatatttgtaattagatattgatagaattgtattattttaaaaattatttttttttatttttaattaatattttaaacatatttgtattattttattttaaaatatactatgaatatataattcatattagatattaacataacatagaaaacataaacctaacaaattaaaatattacatatatttggattaaagtttcaaaaagggataatatttatataccaaatataaatactaaaaattttacaatagcatcaatttaaagtgaattcattaaactagaagctatagcatctcttgttaattccatttcaaaatcacttgaattgtttgattcaccgtcatcaccatcatcatcgtcgtcgtcatcatcatcacTTTCTCGACCATGCGCATTTTCTGAATGAATAATATTCTCATATGCCCAATTAATATCTTCGTATTCCATAAAATCTTCATCATTTCGATCGACATGTTTTCGAATAAAATTGTGTATCGTCATTGTAGCAACAACGATCACCGTttgcttttcaaaactataacttggcatatcccttaaaatgacccattttttttcaaaacaccaaaagttcgttcaatcacactacgtaatgatgaatgtgaatgattgaatatcTCTTCTTTACCAGATACCAGTCTACCTCTACGAAAGTCAAGTAAATGATATCGTTGACCTCTATATGGTCCAAGATAACCTTTCATTTGAGGATATCCAAaatcaacaagataatattttcctacatgttataatataacaaacaattaattcaagaatttttttataaaaattatcaattaaagaacttatactttattattttaaaaaaaaatcacatataaataaaatatctaaccaTTTGGTGGGTGCGGAAATTTGTATTTTGGATCTCGAATTGCATCAAGAAATATTCTAGTGTCATGTGCCGATTCTTCCCATCCAACCATGACAAAGgtgaaacacatattaaaatcacatactGCCATAACATTTTGAGTCGGAATACCTTTTCTTCCAATATAGGGAACTTGTTCATTTGGTGGAAGAATAACAGCAATATGAGTACCATCAATTGCACCTATGCAATCCtgaataaataatcttattagtCTCGTGCATATTTTTAGTcgaccaaaaatattaaaaaaataaaattaaattaaattttaaccttaaaatgcaGCATATATCTAGAATCATTACGTATTTGTTCGGGTATTGAGCTAAAAAAAGGATCTTCGGGTGCAATTAGATCAGTGGCCATCCTTGAAACTTTCTCAAGCACAATTGCAAAGTGTCGACTTATTGTTGATCCAGACCTTTGAAATCTTTCTCGACATTGGGAAACTTTTGCACCGGTGCCcaagatgtataaaaaaattcccaACATTTTAGTAGAAGATATGTTTCTTGAAGTTTGCAagttgtatcttgtctccaaaacTCTCAACAAACTTGTGAATACCATTTTAGACATcctaaaattaatcatacaaCGTGATTCGTGATCGTCAAGGACCTCTCGGATCCATGTCTCACCTGTCTGTTTTGAATCCATGCATGGTTGCTTCAATATATACTTCTCGTAATATAATTGTACAAAAGAAGATGCAACAAAAAATATTCGGTTAAAACATTCCATGCGTTGTAATATCTCTTTCTTTTCCTTATCATCGTCACTTTCATCACCGTGGTAATTCTCAACTATACTCATCACctgtgaataaattttatatccaaaatcatatattaataactattgataaaactaatttagtataaataagtaggacataaattcaatatcccaaagaccaaacataaacaactattaataaaagtagattacacataaataagtagaacataaattcaatattcaaaaaccaaacataaacaaccattgataaaactagattacacataaataagtagaacataagttcaatatccaaaaaccaaacataaataactatagATAAAACTAGTTTAGCATTTTTGTTTAGTCAAATAATAGATATCTCCTAACCCTAGAAGAtcagaaaattttcaactattcTCCATTTTCGTCTTAAGCCACGAAGCTCTAATCTtgggattaattgataaaaacataattcGCTTGTCCTTATTGAGCAATAATCTAAGTGCGAAAAAGTATAGCGGACTAGCTTCTGGAACTTCTTCCGACATGCTGTCAAGCACTTTGACTGCTTCTGGAATACCATATGGATCCATAACAGGAGTCAAACTAGATGTGGCTTGACTCATATTGTCAGCTGCAttgcataatttttctatttgactGGACAATCTTGCAGCCCCTCCAATTTGCTTTGAGGATTTTTTCTTCCAGTTTTAAATTGTGAACTTGATATCtcagggttttttcttttttgaccatttccatcaatttgaacatcatttgaaatgtgaacatcatttgaaatgtgaacatcatttaaaatgtgaacatcatttctcacattttcttctttattctctTCAGGTATTTCATTGTTAACATCCTCAAAAAAATCACTACGGAGTGTACCAGAAGAAGGTGCCCATGCTTTATCACCTGCTGCAACTATCCTCTTGAACATTTGGTCCAACTTCCCTTCGAATTCAAGATCAATGCCTGATGTTCTAAATTTTTGAGCTTCAGGCACAACCTACATATAAAATGATAGTTTAATAACAGTAATTATCAATAATCtcataaataagataaaaacaaaaatattcagaACTATTAATGTACCTTTAGCCTACTCTCCCACCAATCATCCGGTGCATCAATGGTTCTTTTTATAAGATTCCACCCTAGACCAGTATCTTCGCCTTTAAGTTTCTTCCAAGCTTTCCATTCTTTTTTTAGAGCATCCCACctatttttaagttgtttttgTGAAAAAACCTTGCCCGCTTCTTTCTCAAAGTTGGTCATTATTTTCAACCATCCATCTTTTGTGAAATGAGTACCAGGCCTATTGCCTTTCAATATCTCTTTAATACAAATATCACAAAATATTTCTGTCAATCTCTTATCCCACATTGCTTTCACTTTTTCACCACTAACTTCAACCGCTGAAGTACTCATCTATTGTGTATACGAACAAATTCGTTTCAGCCAGTAAAGCAATTAAGAAAATCAAATGTGACATAAGTATATTTTTCTACATGTGTATCAAAATCGAAGATAATATCTTAAGAAAATTAGCACAGCATATCCAAGCAATATACCAGATCATAAACATCATCTGACCTATAAATTGTTACagctaaaaaaataaactataagATATGTGTATTGAAGGAAGTAAACTCCAATACTAAACTAAAACAATAGGAGAGCAGGAGAAGTAGAGGCAATTACCTTGTTGATGACCAGAAGAAGCAGAGGCGATGAAAATTGTTCCTTCTTTAGCTTCCAAcacttaaaaaggaaaaaaaagaagtaaagagagataaacaaaaaagaaaatagaaaatttatgaaactatAAATTATGagtttcataaaataaaaatccaaatatGTAGAAATGAAATGGCTAATTACAAGTAATTGGAGTCTCATTTTCTAATAAGAACTACGTAACGCTATTAATACAAAAGGTGCTATATCTATTAAAAGATGCTGTATCTAAAACATAAATAACATGCAGAATTGGATTTAGGGAATAAGCAGTTTTTTAGGACAAAAAACAAGTTGAATTCTACATTAATTAAACTCTGTATCTtgggtaaaagaaaaaaagagagattgGTAAGAAGATTCCAACCTAACATTTCACTGACTCATGTTTCAACAATCACTTTTCTTCTTAAGcacaataataaatatatttttctatattgtTAGCAACATCTTTAATAAAACTTGCCACATCCTTGGTAGCATAAATGAATTTCTGACTAAATTCAATTTGCACTCCTAATTCAACAATAAACTATCCTTTCAACTTAAATAAGATGTCAATATATACACAAAATTAAATGGCTTATTGAATTACAACCACATATTCCTCTAAAATACTCATGTAAAATGATCGACATAATAGCAAAGATCTTCTAGTCACTTTAATTGTACTAACAACTAACTTTGCTGACACCTGCTC encodes:
- the LOC107952341 gene encoding L10-interacting MYB domain-containing protein-like yields the protein MSTSAVEVSGEKVKAMWDKRLTEIFCDICIKEILKGNRPGTHFTKDGWLKIMTNFEKEAGKVFSQKQLKNRWDALKKEWKAWKKLKGEDTGLGWNLIKRTIDAPDDWWESRLKVVPEAQKFRTSGIDLEFEGKLDQMFKRIVAAGDKAWAPSSGTLRSDFFEDVNNEIPEENKEENVRNDVHILNDVHISNDVHISNDVQIDGNGQKRKNPEISSSQFKTGRKNPQSKLEGLQDCPVK